A portion of the Vreelandella subglaciescola genome contains these proteins:
- a CDS encoding TatD family hydrolase, with protein sequence MLIDAHCHLDFAAFDDDRDAMFARAQAAGVRHFVVPGTTRSGWPGVLALAQRDDVSACLGLHPYFIDAHRLKGDADIEALDIALGEHLDIVAVGECGIDVRFGDTLDAQWQLFDAQLRLARQYKLPVVIHCVHANDQVAKRLRQLALPAGGLIHAFSGSPQQAQAFLDLGFMLGLGGAVTYPRAKRLQRMVKALPPDGFVLETDSPDMPLDGFQGERNEPANVARVGARIAALRDVAPSTITTQSTANARALFSLPL encoded by the coding sequence ATGCTAATCGACGCGCACTGCCACTTGGATTTTGCCGCTTTTGACGACGATCGCGACGCGATGTTTGCCCGCGCCCAAGCGGCGGGGGTGCGCCACTTTGTGGTGCCGGGCACCACGCGCAGTGGCTGGCCCGGCGTGCTGGCGCTTGCCCAGCGTGATGACGTCAGCGCGTGTCTGGGGCTTCACCCCTACTTTATAGATGCGCATCGGCTGAAAGGTGACGCGGACATCGAAGCGCTGGACATCGCACTCGGCGAACATTTAGACATCGTGGCGGTGGGAGAATGCGGCATCGATGTCCGCTTTGGCGATACGCTGGATGCCCAGTGGCAGCTGTTCGATGCTCAGCTGCGCCTGGCCAGGCAATATAAACTGCCCGTGGTGATTCACTGCGTGCACGCCAACGATCAGGTGGCCAAGCGGCTGCGCCAGCTGGCCCTGCCGGCGGGCGGGCTGATTCATGCGTTTTCCGGCTCGCCTCAGCAAGCACAGGCATTTCTGGATCTGGGCTTTATGTTGGGTCTGGGTGGGGCGGTGACGTACCCGCGTGCCAAGCGCCTTCAGCGGATGGTGAAAGCGTTGCCGCCCGACGGTTTTGTGCTGGAAACCGACAGCCCCGATATGCCGCTTGACGGCTTTCAAGGCGAGCGCAACGAACCCGCCAACGTCGCCCGCGTAGGCGCCCGCATCGCCGCGCTTCGCGATGTTGCCCCCTCCACCATTACCACCCAGTCCACGGCCAACGCCCGCGCTTTATTTTCGCTGCCACTGTAA
- a CDS encoding YgfZ/GcvT domain-containing protein, with amino-acid sequence MPTESPIALTATAPLTHLAALDIKGDDVAGFLQGQTSAQVNLANGHFAPLTCFCTPKGRMLANGQLMRVADGHLRLVLAASLVEPLMAHLKKFAPFYRVTLEAAEDAVLLGANEQDAKTLADALGLELPQASWQQGSTANANVLCYPQGVDENDTYRWVFSLTHAEAARFDAQADASRWQLADIRRGLAWLDADQQDAYLPQMLNWEALGGISFKKGCYTGQEVVARAHFRGQVKKRLSLGYLDAGTPPDNGASITIKEDSGEDGKNIGEVVASASMENGQYAVLAVLNTRPLEQSPALCIEGADLTLAELPYTIERLDPEVLADNVS; translated from the coding sequence ATGCCGACCGAGTCCCCCATCGCGCTCACCGCGACCGCGCCGCTGACGCATCTGGCGGCGCTGGATATCAAAGGCGATGATGTCGCCGGCTTTTTACAGGGGCAAACCAGCGCTCAGGTCAACCTGGCCAACGGCCACTTTGCCCCGCTCACCTGCTTTTGCACGCCCAAAGGCCGGATGCTAGCGAACGGCCAGCTGATGCGCGTCGCCGACGGCCACCTACGTTTGGTGCTCGCGGCCTCGCTGGTTGAGCCGCTGATGGCTCACCTGAAGAAGTTCGCGCCGTTTTATCGCGTGACCCTTGAAGCCGCCGAGGACGCCGTGCTGCTGGGCGCCAACGAACAAGACGCAAAGACGCTTGCCGACGCGCTCGGCCTTGAATTGCCACAGGCATCTTGGCAACAAGGATCAACCGCTAATGCCAACGTGCTTTGCTACCCCCAGGGCGTTGACGAAAACGACACCTACCGCTGGGTTTTCAGCCTGACGCACGCCGAGGCCGCACGCTTTGACGCCCAGGCCGACGCTAGCCGCTGGCAGCTGGCGGATATTCGCCGCGGGCTGGCCTGGCTCGATGCTGATCAGCAGGATGCCTACCTGCCGCAAATGCTCAACTGGGAAGCGCTGGGCGGCATCAGCTTCAAGAAAGGCTGCTACACCGGCCAGGAAGTCGTGGCCCGGGCGCATTTTCGCGGTCAGGTGAAAAAGCGCCTGAGCCTTGGCTACCTCGACGCCGGCACGCCACCCGACAACGGCGCCAGCATTACCATCAAGGAAGACAGCGGCGAAGACGGCAAAAACATCGGCGAGGTGGTCGCCAGCGCCTCGATGGAAAATGGCCAATATGCCGTGCTCGCCGTGCTGAACACCCGGCCGCTTGAGCAATCACCGGCGCTATGTATCGAAGGGGCTGATCTGACGCTTGCTGAACTGCCCTACACTATCGAACGCCTCGACCCCGAAGTGCTGGCCGATAACGTTTCATAA
- the uvrB gene encoding excinuclease ABC subunit UvrB, with translation MSKAFRLQSKFSPAGDQPAAIAGLVKGLEAGLSHQTLLGVTGSGKTFTMANVVQTLQRPTIVMAPNKTLAAQLYGEFKAFFPDNAIEYFVSYYDYYQPEAYVPASDTFIEKDASINDHIEQMRLSATKALLERRDALIVVSVSAIYGLGDPEQYLKMRLHFNRGEEIDQRAFLRRLAELQYTRNDTDFRRGNYRVRGDVIDIFPADSEEEAVRVELFDDEIDTIRLFDPLTGAVRGHVPRMTIYPKSHYVTPRETIVKAIDSIKAELVERLAWLRQHDRLVEAQRLEQRTLYDIEMMLELGYCNGIENYSRYLSGRNPGEAPPTFFDYLPDDALVLIDESHVSVPQVGGMYKGDRSRKETLVEYGFRLPSALDNRPMKFAEWEAICPQTIFVSATPGPYEAEHAGQVVEQVVRPTGLLDPEIEVRAATTQVDDLLSEIRLRAEVGERVLVTVLTKRMAEDLTEYFDDHDVRVRYLHSDIDTVERVEIIRDLRLGKFDVLVGINLLREGLDIPEVSLVAILDADKEGFLRNERSLIQTVGRAARNANGKAILYGDRVTVSMQRTLDETQRRRDKQTAHNEAHGITPTSISRSVADIMEAGQAPGAKKTNGRGNERKVAEPAVQYDPAGMGPEELAKTVNKLEDAMFEAAHSLEFEQAGKLRDQLHVLREKQLEVG, from the coding sequence ATGAGTAAAGCTTTCCGTCTGCAGTCCAAGTTTTCACCCGCAGGTGACCAGCCAGCGGCCATTGCCGGGCTGGTCAAGGGTCTGGAGGCGGGGCTTTCCCACCAGACGCTGCTGGGCGTTACCGGCTCGGGCAAGACCTTCACCATGGCCAACGTGGTGCAAACGCTGCAGCGGCCGACCATCGTCATGGCGCCCAACAAGACGTTGGCGGCTCAGCTTTACGGCGAGTTCAAGGCGTTCTTTCCGGATAACGCCATTGAGTATTTCGTCTCCTACTACGATTACTACCAGCCCGAAGCCTACGTGCCCGCGTCGGATACGTTCATCGAGAAAGACGCCTCGATCAACGACCATATCGAGCAGATGCGCCTGTCGGCCACCAAAGCACTGCTTGAGCGCCGCGATGCGCTGATTGTGGTATCGGTCTCGGCGATTTACGGCCTGGGTGACCCCGAGCAGTACTTGAAAATGCGCCTGCACTTTAACCGCGGGGAAGAGATCGACCAGCGCGCCTTTCTGCGCCGCCTGGCCGAGCTGCAGTACACCCGTAACGATACCGATTTTCGTCGGGGTAACTACCGCGTGCGCGGCGACGTCATCGATATTTTCCCCGCCGATTCTGAAGAGGAAGCGGTGCGGGTTGAGCTGTTTGACGACGAGATTGATACCATTCGGCTGTTCGATCCGCTCACCGGCGCCGTTCGCGGGCATGTGCCGCGCATGACGATCTACCCCAAGTCGCACTACGTCACCCCGCGCGAAACCATTGTCAAAGCGATCGACTCGATCAAGGCCGAGCTGGTCGAGCGGCTGGCGTGGCTGCGCCAGCACGACCGCTTGGTGGAAGCGCAGCGCCTTGAACAACGCACGCTTTACGATATCGAAATGATGTTGGAGCTGGGCTACTGCAACGGCATCGAGAACTACTCGCGCTATCTTTCCGGGCGCAACCCGGGCGAAGCGCCGCCGACGTTTTTTGACTACCTGCCGGACGACGCGCTGGTGCTTATCGACGAATCCCACGTTAGCGTGCCCCAGGTTGGCGGCATGTACAAAGGCGATCGTTCGCGCAAGGAAACCCTGGTGGAATACGGCTTTCGCCTGCCTTCCGCGCTGGATAACCGGCCGATGAAGTTTGCCGAGTGGGAAGCCATTTGCCCGCAGACGATATTCGTTTCAGCAACGCCCGGGCCTTACGAAGCCGAGCACGCCGGCCAGGTGGTCGAGCAGGTGGTGCGCCCCACGGGGCTGTTGGACCCGGAGATCGAAGTGCGCGCGGCTACCACTCAGGTAGACGACCTGCTCTCTGAAATACGCCTGCGCGCCGAGGTGGGCGAGCGCGTTTTGGTTACCGTGCTGACCAAGCGCATGGCCGAAGACCTGACCGAATACTTCGACGATCACGACGTGCGCGTCCGCTACTTGCATTCGGACATCGATACCGTCGAACGGGTGGAAATCATCCGCGATCTGCGGCTGGGCAAGTTCGACGTTTTGGTGGGTATCAACCTGCTGCGCGAAGGGCTGGATATTCCCGAGGTCTCGCTGGTGGCGATTCTGGACGCCGACAAGGAAGGCTTCTTGCGCAACGAGCGCTCGCTGATTCAAACCGTCGGGCGCGCGGCGCGTAACGCTAATGGCAAGGCGATTCTCTACGGCGATCGGGTGACGGTCTCGATGCAGCGTACCCTTGACGAAACCCAGCGCCGGCGCGACAAGCAAACGGCGCACAACGAGGCGCACGGTATTACGCCGACCAGCATCTCGCGCTCGGTGGCGGACATCATGGAAGCCGGCCAGGCCCCCGGCGCCAAGAAAACCAATGGCCGCGGCAACGAGCGCAAAGTCGCTGAGCCGGCGGTGCAGTACGATCCTGCCGGTATGGGGCCGGAGGAGCTGGCCAAGACCGTTAATAAACTGGAAGACGCCATGTTTGAAGCGGCGCACAGCCTTGAGTTTGAGCAGGCCGGCAAGCTGCGCGACCAGCTCCATGTGCTTCGGGAAAAACAGCTGGAGGTTGGCTGA
- the nei gene encoding endonuclease VIII — translation MPEGPEIRRAADRVEHQLAGGTIEHVWFAFEALKLHTASLIGRRVERVETRGKAMLTRFDDGRVLYSHNQLYGLWKLHRADEPPQTTRSLRARLVVDGRAASLYSASSIAMWHADTLGQQPFLARLGPDLLSEAVSEDAVLARLNEARFKRRGLGGLLLDQGFVAGLGNYLRSEILFFAGLHPKRRPADLDDEQCRQLARYMLALTWQTYRSAGITNTPEWIEAAKAQGETRPQWRFAVFDRQGLACHRCQTPIVRTMVSSRRLYLCPLCQPESG, via the coding sequence ATGCCCGAAGGTCCCGAAATCCGCCGCGCGGCCGACCGTGTTGAACATCAGCTGGCCGGTGGCACTATCGAACACGTCTGGTTTGCCTTTGAGGCGCTGAAACTCCACACCGCCTCGCTGATTGGCCGGCGCGTCGAGCGGGTAGAAACCCGCGGCAAAGCCATGTTGACGCGCTTTGATGATGGTCGCGTGCTGTATTCGCACAACCAGCTTTACGGCTTATGGAAGCTCCACCGTGCCGATGAGCCGCCGCAAACTACGCGTTCGCTGCGCGCAAGGCTGGTAGTCGACGGCCGCGCGGCAAGCCTTTACAGCGCCTCGAGCATCGCCATGTGGCACGCCGATACGCTAGGCCAGCAGCCGTTTTTGGCACGGCTGGGGCCGGATTTGCTCAGCGAAGCCGTTAGTGAAGACGCCGTGCTGGCGCGGTTGAACGAAGCGCGCTTCAAGCGCCGCGGGCTGGGTGGGCTGCTGCTGGATCAGGGCTTTGTGGCGGGGCTGGGTAACTACCTGCGCAGCGAAATCCTGTTTTTTGCCGGCCTGCATCCCAAGCGGCGCCCGGCTGATTTGGATGATGAGCAATGCCGCCAGCTGGCGCGCTATATGCTGGCGCTGACCTGGCAAACCTACCGCAGCGCGGGCATTACCAATACGCCCGAATGGATCGAAGCCGCCAAGGCGCAGGGCGAAACGCGCCCGCAATGGCGCTTTGCCGTGTTTGATCGGCAGGGGCTTGCATGCCACCGGTGCCAAACGCCGATTGTGCGCACCATGGTCAGTTCGCGGCGGCTATATTTGTGCCCGCTATGCCAGCCGGAAAGTGGCTAG